The Chelonia mydas isolate rCheMyd1 chromosome 1, rCheMyd1.pri.v2, whole genome shotgun sequence nucleotide sequence TTTTCTGAAACATGCTCTCCACGGCTCTGTGGTTTGTGTTGCGTCAAGAAGGAGTTCGCTCCCCCCACCTACCCCAAAGCTCTTTCCCTTCGCCCCCAACTCGAACTGCCGTGTTTTCACAGCTGCAGTTCGGCAGCCCTGCCAGTCTCCAGAGCAAGCAGTGGCTTTTTTTGTGACTCTCTGGTAGCATGGGTTATCCTCTCCTTGTGGGGCAGCTGCTGTGGCATATGGCTCCTCTCCTGCATGTTTCAGGTATAGTTCTAGGAGTTTGCTGTCTTATTATGATTTCTTATAAGTTGCTGCAGAGACTTGTGAGTCAGggatcctgggttctattcctaattCTACCATTCATTTGCggggtgacattgggcaagtgAGTTTTGACCTCTCTCTGCTTTATTggttgctggtggcatctgaaatTGAGTAAGGAAGacagagttaatcaggaatagctattctgaaataactcccatgtagacaaaccctgattcacttaggtgctttggaaaatttggcccaCACTCCATAGATCTGAGTTATCTGTAGTTTTGTTGGCAGACTTATCATTTTCTTGGGTTTGGGTCCCTCTTCTTTTTTCCATCAGCTGCGTTCTTTTTAGTCTTCCTCATTATAGGAATCACAGTAAAACTGTACAGCTACTTTGCTAGCTCTGTCGCAGCCATctggtaatataattaatgctaatcgacatgggcttatggaaaatagatcttgtcaatacgaacttgatatctttttctgatgagattacaaattttgtTGATAAAGctaatagtgctgatgtaatatgCCTAGACTgctataaggcatttgacttgatatTGCACgacactttgattaaaaaactagaatgatacaaaatcaacatggtaTACACTAAATGGATTCGAAACTGGGTAACTGAGAGaccttaaaatgtaattttagaaggtgtgttgtgggtttttttgttttgttttgtttagtggGGTCCTGCTGGTATAGGTTTTTGGCCatctgctatttaacatttttatcaaagatCTGAAGTAAACATAATCAttactggtaaagtttgcagatgacagggATTGGGGGAATTGTATttaatgaagaagacaggtcattgatacagagTAATCTAGATTGTTTGGTAAACTGaacgcaagcaaacaatatgcattttagtaCAGCTGAATGCAGGCTATACTTAACTTTTCTATTGTTGTTATtaatagcacctttcatccaaagatcttaGAGCCGAATGAAAATTTTctcacaaaactttttttttttttttggccaaaaaaatgcacatttgggCTGACCAATACAATGCATGAATTCAGGTCAATTCTGGAcaattgtgtttgtttaaaaaaaatcagaaatgttgaaatggttcattttggcatttccaaaacaaaatatctttccaaagtaaaaagtcaaaatgtttttattttggattttttggaacacttttgttttgggttgacccaaaaagaatttttgttttttcagaccTGAAAATTCAGTTATTTGGACATCCCTAGtgtcaaagcactttatacaTTGACTATTTAAACCGTGCAGTAACTCAGTTAGAGATGTATTACTATCCTTggtttacagatggagaaactgtggCACGAGGCAGTTAGGTGACTTACCTGAagccacacagggagtcagtagtagagccaggaacagagtcCGGGAGCCATTACTTGGTTCTTTTGCTCTGGCCACAATGCCTGCACCAATCTAAATGAATGAGTGACTGCACAACTGGATTTTGCATCTGTTTCCAGGTTTTAAGTCCAGTGAAATTGTGAGGACAGGAAGGGATattgggcgtggggggggggaggggggaagagttaGTTCTGGGAACATAAACTAGTGGTATGAatcaactttttatttatttatttattttttaaatcaaacacacTTGTACACTCAAGAGACTTTCATCCCATAGAAGTTGCCCTAGCAGATCAAACTATGGGTCATCTACATCAGTATCATTTCACCAGCAGGATTCTGTACATAGTGCTTCAAAGATAAGAGTAAACTGCCCACagttcctccccccccaaaaaacccaaacagtcaATCAAATAAATAAACACCCAATTCTCCAAAAAACTGTTGTTGATATCTTTCCAAACCTTCTGAAACCAAATAATATTTCAAATTTGTCTTTTCCCAAATTCCAGGCCAAAGGAGGTTTGATAATTTAAATGTGTTTGAGATAAGTACCTGGACATTTGAGTGCTAAACTGAAACTTTTGGGATGTTTGCTTATGGCAGTTGCATACAGCTATATAAGCGTCTCTCTCAGTCTTCCCTGACCTGGAGAAAATCCTTCCTCAGCAATTTGGTCTTCTACTACCACTCAATCCTGGACTACCATACATTGCTCCACCAACAGATCTGAGCCCTCCCTTTCTGGGACCATCTTCTCTTAGGATAAGAGAAGaatgtgatgttgcactccatatgttttatggaaatatgcttatgagtgtaaatatgatgtaactggaatatgctttatgcaaatgGTCTcgtgtaaggtatcataacaaaggttataaactactgaacatattcctcctatttgtatgcatgtatcattcttgtatctgaaactagaaatatgaagtatagctctgaggtcctattgtaattatgcaaagtgtgggccattaatggtggtttaaaaTCTTGATGGCTctcattgactaggacaattggttgtaaatggtttatttacctgcaaaacttcctgtgtacctgtgggccAACCCAGAAAGAATGGAGACAAGGGGTCTTACactgacatgtgaccatgtcacatgatactggaatccatcttaatccttgtgcTTTGCCATTGTtgaggcgggggtggggacaagcacagacaaaagattcctgccttgtaccaaagctataaaaggggatggagcaggacaaaaggggctgccagtcatgagaagacccctgcttaccacctgagatgtctgctggaactaacaaggactgtaccaggggaaaggattgagcccagactaggaaggcagctagtctgtgaaagaagcttattggaacatcttgagggtgagatattacctgtaatcagtttcttaatgtattaggcttagatttccgtgtttttgctttattttgcttggtgacttactttgttctcgctgttattacttgaaaccacttaaatcctactttttatacttaataaaatcacttttgtttattaataaacacagagcaagtgattaatacctggggaaagcaaacagctgtgcatatctctctatcactgatatagagggcgaacaattttttgcatttaccctgtataagctttatacagagtaaaatggatttatttggggtttggatcccattgggagctgtgtgtctgggtgctggagacaggtaacctgctgaactgtttttagttaaagtctgcagctttgggggcatggcccagaccctgggtctgtgttgcagcaggctagtgtgtctggctcaacaaggcagggttctggagtcccaagatggcagggaaaacagactcagaggtaatttcagcacatcaggtgacattCCCAAgaggatctctgtgaccgaacccattgCAAAGAATTCCCTTTCTTCTCAGATATACCAGTAGTTCTTTCCTGTTTGGTTTTTGCTTGTTTTATCTGATTTCAGTGACTGCAGTGGAGTGGGAATTTAGGTAATCAAACAAACTTTCTCTCTCACAAGCTGCGTGGGAGCCCTACACTGCATCACTCTCATGACTGCACTTTGGTTTGCTGTCTTCCAGGGGACACAACTGAAAAAATTCTAACAGCTGGGAACGTTTCTGCAGTTGAAAACAGCAACATCACCCTGCGGTGTTCTCTCTCTTTGACCAATGCCATTGTGTCGCAGGTGAACTGGAACAGGTGTAACAGGGTCACGCTTGCAGTTTATCTAAACAAAGATAAAGGCATAGTCCAGCCTGTGTTCACTGAGAAGGTATCACTGGCAGCAGAGTACGGGATAACAATCCACTTATTAGGAGTCAATGACACTGGAGATTACTGTTGTGAATTTCACACCTTCCCTTATGGGATATACGAAGGGAGAATGTTCCTGGAACTGGCAGGTGAGCCAACAAAACTACAGATAACTCAGATATATTGGgtgtgggtaaaattttccaaagcacctaagtgactcaaggtttgtctacatgggtGTTATttcagaatagctattcctgattaactccatgttaATCAAAGGGAACACGGCACTTTTTGGAAGCGGATTAAGCTAATTCATAATAAAATACTCTCCTTCcagaataagggcttgtctacactggcaacgttaaagcgcaGCCGTGGCcacgctttaacgtggcttgtgcaGTTGcggcacagcgctgggagagagc carries:
- the TIGIT gene encoding T-cell immunoreceptor with Ig and ITIM domains isoform X2, translated to MGYPLLVGQLLWHMAPLLHVSGDTTEKILTAGNVSAVENSNITLRCSLSLTNAIVSQVNWNRCNRVTLAVYLNKDKGIVQPVFTEKVSLAAEYGITIHLLGVNDTGDYCCEFHTFPYGIYEGRMFLELAGASEEMTLWKNLSYIIISLILGVLLLMCFIVWILRRKKQTWKIHVPSHVLQKVPSSSSGQDCSSPNPATGSSAEARVAPAGSVGAQEESDDDHDYFSVLWYKSHSSRSTVVQMG